One region of Flavobacterium sp. GSB-24 genomic DNA includes:
- a CDS encoding nuclear transport factor 2 family protein, whose amino-acid sequence MEQKHPLPPFTFESALQKIQFAEDAWNSQDPEKISKAYTIDSEWRNRDKFVNGREEIVKFLADKWKKEQNYKLKKEYWSHTDNRIAVRFEYEYMDEKGNWFRAYGNENWEFDENGLMAKRYASINDLQITEEQRKF is encoded by the coding sequence ATGGAACAGAAACATCCACTACCACCATTTACATTTGAATCAGCACTACAGAAAATTCAATTTGCTGAAGATGCATGGAATTCCCAAGACCCTGAAAAAATTTCCAAAGCGTACACTATTGACAGCGAGTGGAGAAATAGAGATAAATTCGTAAACGGCAGGGAAGAAATTGTCAAGTTTCTTGCCGATAAGTGGAAAAAAGAGCAAAATTATAAACTGAAGAAGGAGTACTGGTCGCATACAGACAACCGCATTGCTGTAAGGTTTGAATATGAGTATATGGATGAAAAAGGTAATTGGTTTAGGGCGTATGGTAATGAAAATTGGGAATTTGATGAGAATGGGTTGATGGCCAAAAGATATGCCAGTATCAATGATTTGCAAATCACAGAAGAACAACGAAAGTTCTAA
- a CDS encoding TetR/AcrR family transcriptional regulator encodes MISPKERIMDVTFGLFANQGYNSTGINQIISEAKVAKASFYQHFKSKEDLCVAFLNARHTYWFNELNNFITDKKDTKSKILSSFDYLIYMNSKENFRGCSFLNILSEIPSDNLKILNVIQDHKKDLRKFFSNFINDEALSDHIYMLFESSLIESQMFKSNEMIEKSKIIISSLI; translated from the coding sequence ATGATATCTCCAAAAGAAAGAATTATGGATGTAACCTTTGGCCTCTTTGCTAACCAGGGTTACAATTCGACCGGTATTAATCAGATTATTTCTGAAGCAAAAGTTGCCAAGGCTAGCTTTTACCAACATTTTAAGTCCAAAGAAGATCTATGCGTAGCATTCTTAAACGCAAGACATACATATTGGTTCAATGAACTCAATAATTTTATAACCGACAAAAAAGATACTAAATCAAAGATTTTGTCATCGTTTGATTATTTAATTTACATGAACTCTAAGGAAAATTTCAGAGGCTGTAGCTTCTTAAATATTTTATCTGAAATCCCTAGTGATAATCTTAAAATACTGAACGTAATTCAGGATCATAAGAAAGATCTAAGGAAATTTTTTTCAAATTTTATTAATGATGAAGCTTTATCGGATCATATATATATGCTTTTTGAGAGCTCTCTAATAGAGAGTCAGATGTTCAAGTCTAATGAAATGATAGAGAAATCTAAAATCATTATCAGCAGTCTAATTTAA
- a CDS encoding YceI family protein yields MKKSLLNFFFLLLIITVGTNASAQKLITKTGNIKFQASMPSYEEVAAENKSVSAVLDQSTGDFASLVLIKGFRFKVALMEEHFNENYMESEKFSKATLKGKIEDFDISKITNTPKNFTLKGDLTIHGKTKPLTVIIKISKAANGVNAIGSFEVKPEDFDIEIPSLVRKKVADKIKINYNFLLVK; encoded by the coding sequence ATGAAAAAATCATTGCTGAATTTCTTCTTTTTGCTGTTAATTATTACTGTAGGTACAAATGCTTCTGCACAAAAATTAATTACAAAAACAGGAAATATAAAATTTCAGGCTTCGATGCCTTCTTATGAGGAAGTTGCAGCCGAAAACAAATCTGTATCTGCAGTTCTTGATCAGTCAACTGGTGATTTTGCTTCTTTGGTTTTAATAAAAGGATTCCGATTCAAAGTTGCATTAATGGAAGAGCATTTTAATGAAAATTACATGGAATCTGAAAAATTCTCGAAAGCAACTTTAAAAGGCAAAATAGAAGATTTTGATATTTCTAAGATTACCAATACTCCTAAAAATTTTACCTTAAAAGGCGATCTTACCATTCACGGCAAAACAAAACCTTTAACAGTAATCATAAAAATTTCTAAAGCTGCGAACGGAGTTAATGCAATTGGTTCTTTTGAAGTAAAACCAGAAGATTTTGATATTGAAATACCAAGTCTTGTCAGAAAGAAAGTTGCCGATAAAATAAAAATCAATTACAATTTTTTATTAGTTAAGTAA
- a CDS encoding cytochrome c yields MKKTILLTILLAALASCSDSDTVQDIETPTTPTNPTTSITYSKNVKSIIDANCISCHSSGRSAAFRPLTTFAEVKAAVENSGLLNRIQLQNGQQGLMPQGGRMSQANIDLIVKWNTDGLKEN; encoded by the coding sequence ATGAAAAAAACAATCTTACTTACAATTTTATTAGCTGCATTGGCAAGCTGTAGTGACTCAGATACAGTTCAGGATATCGAAACACCAACAACGCCGACGAATCCAACAACATCAATTACTTATAGTAAAAATGTAAAATCTATTATTGATGCCAACTGTATCAGCTGTCATTCAAGCGGAAGATCTGCAGCGTTTAGACCTCTAACTACATTTGCAGAAGTTAAAGCGGCTGTTGAAAATTCTGGTTTATTAAACCGAATTCAACTGCAAAACGGCCAGCAGGGGCTTATGCCTCAAGGCGGAAGAATGTCGCAGGCTAATATTGACTTAATCGTAAAATGGAATACGGACGGATTAAAAGAAAATTAA
- a CDS encoding DUF5777 family beta-barrel protein, translating to MKKFLVPICFFLTAMAYSQDDLLQGLDSTQVEENYSTATFKALQLVTLQTTKMPAKKEFYFVVSHRFGSVKDGFDSFFGLDNATTKLGGIYGVTNWLSVSLSRHTLNKMYETGLKYRVARQNDNFPLDIVGYSVADINTFLEKDQYPGLEFKHRLTYVQQVLISRKISEKLSLELVPSFIHKNLYNPDIERDNQFSFGGGGRYKITKRLSVNLEYMHNFDKPDFYKNPLSVGLDVETGGHVFQLIFTNSQSMSESGYLTNASGDWGKGDFFFGFNLYRVF from the coding sequence ATGAAGAAATTTTTAGTTCCAATCTGCTTCTTTCTGACGGCCATGGCATATTCACAAGATGACTTGCTGCAGGGTCTTGATTCTACTCAGGTAGAAGAAAATTACTCAACCGCAACTTTTAAAGCTTTACAGCTGGTAACATTGCAGACCACAAAAATGCCAGCAAAAAAAGAGTTTTATTTTGTGGTATCACATCGATTTGGCAGCGTTAAAGATGGTTTCGACAGTTTTTTTGGTCTTGATAATGCCACTACAAAACTAGGCGGTATTTATGGCGTAACCAACTGGTTATCGGTAAGTCTTTCCCGACATACCTTAAACAAAATGTATGAAACAGGATTAAAATACAGAGTTGCCAGACAAAACGATAATTTTCCTTTGGACATTGTTGGTTACAGCGTTGCAGATATTAACACTTTCTTAGAAAAAGATCAATATCCTGGTTTAGAATTTAAGCATCGTCTTACGTATGTACAGCAGGTTTTAATATCTAGAAAGATCAGCGAAAAACTGTCACTGGAATTAGTACCGTCATTTATCCACAAAAACCTTTACAATCCTGATATCGAAAGAGATAATCAGTTTTCTTTTGGCGGCGGCGGACGCTATAAAATCACTAAAAGACTATCTGTTAATTTAGAATACATGCACAATTTTGATAAACCCGACTTCTATAAAAATCCATTATCTGTAGGACTTGACGTAGAAACAGGCGGGCACGTATTTCAGTTAATCTTTACCAATTCACAATCTATGAGCGAGAGCGGATACCTTACTAATGCATCTGGTGACTGGGGTAAAGGTGATTTCTTTTTCGGCTTTAACTTATACAGAGTATTTTAA
- a CDS encoding TonB-dependent receptor — protein MPFKKIILDIEKQHDVNFNYTEDNIAGLEINPPKRSLSLEQKLEYLGKKTHLSFENIGNKFINIYKKENATEMICGYVISAADKKPIENANISLPNKTQFATDSEGYFEFAKEDKSIFTISHVGFISKRISPGNLVSKNCPQILLEPEITELHEIKANAILASGISKNNNGSFEIKPKKFGILPGLIEPDALQTMQQIPGVNSLDESVSSINVRGGTHDQNLFLWNGIRMFQTGHFFGLISVFNPNLAHTISIYKNGSSAFYGESVSSVVAISSTAETAEKNSFSAGINMINADVYAKYNLSKKSYIEISARKSITDFVETPTYKEYFNKVFQNTTITDFSQNQNVNYQSDKKFGFYDATLKYAQKIGSKDQIVLDLITIKDNLEVFQSATVYNTNKSEENVLRQQNYGGNLSWRRNWNSFNTTKINFYNSSYELLANQKTTLGDQVVIQENTVNNNGINLENNHIINSNFSFNEGYQFNEMGITNLEQVTNPDFYRKVKDVLRTHALIAEGKYNDTISKIYFKAGMRLNYIEKFKKYIAEPRIQFAYGINKNVNLELLGEIKSQNSQQIIDLQKDYFGIEKRRWIISNNTTIPIQKSRQLSLNLFYKKNDWLLDIENFYKKVIGITTSSQGFQNQLEFVRTTGDYEVWGTEMLIQKKINQFLTWFSYTYNENNYHFPNYQYPSFPNNFELTHTLSWAGIYEKNNFKIALGTKWSSGRPKTSPDFAQIDPSNPVLFYNKPNNTNLHIFSQVNISSTYKWETSNGIQYKIGISILNILNRKNEISEYYRISSLTNSIEEVDTFSLQRTPNVSFRVSF, from the coding sequence ATGCCTTTCAAAAAAATAATACTTGATATTGAAAAACAACACGATGTCAATTTTAATTACACGGAGGATAACATTGCTGGACTGGAAATCAATCCTCCAAAAAGATCCCTTTCTTTAGAACAAAAACTGGAATATCTGGGTAAAAAAACGCATTTATCTTTTGAAAATATTGGCAATAAATTCATCAATATCTATAAAAAAGAGAATGCCACAGAAATGATCTGCGGCTATGTCATTTCAGCAGCAGATAAAAAACCTATTGAAAACGCAAATATCAGTTTGCCTAACAAAACTCAGTTTGCAACTGACTCAGAAGGTTATTTTGAATTTGCTAAAGAAGACAAAAGTATATTTACAATTAGTCACGTAGGATTTATATCCAAAAGAATTTCACCTGGAAATTTAGTTTCTAAAAATTGTCCCCAGATATTGCTGGAACCTGAAATTACAGAACTGCACGAAATAAAAGCCAATGCAATTTTAGCATCAGGAATTTCGAAAAACAACAACGGATCGTTTGAAATTAAACCTAAAAAATTTGGTATACTTCCCGGACTTATCGAACCTGATGCCTTACAGACTATGCAGCAGATTCCTGGTGTAAACAGTCTTGACGAAAGTGTTTCCAGCATTAATGTTAGAGGCGGTACACACGACCAGAATTTATTTTTATGGAATGGAATCCGAATGTTTCAAACAGGACATTTTTTCGGTTTAATATCTGTTTTCAATCCCAATTTAGCCCATACAATTTCTATCTATAAAAACGGAAGTTCTGCGTTTTATGGCGAAAGTGTATCCAGTGTTGTGGCTATTTCTTCTACTGCCGAAACAGCAGAAAAAAACTCGTTTAGTGCAGGAATTAACATGATTAATGCCGATGTTTATGCCAAATACAATCTTTCTAAAAAAAGTTATATTGAAATTTCTGCCCGTAAATCGATTACTGATTTTGTAGAAACTCCTACTTACAAAGAATATTTCAATAAGGTTTTTCAAAACACAACCATTACAGATTTCTCTCAAAATCAAAACGTAAACTATCAAAGCGACAAAAAATTTGGTTTCTACGATGCGACACTCAAATATGCCCAAAAAATAGGATCAAAAGATCAAATAGTACTGGATTTAATTACCATAAAAGACAATTTGGAGGTTTTTCAAAGTGCCACCGTTTATAACACCAATAAATCAGAAGAGAATGTGCTGCGCCAGCAGAATTATGGTGGAAATTTGTCATGGCGAAGAAACTGGAACAGCTTCAATACTACAAAAATTAATTTCTACAATTCTTCTTATGAACTTCTAGCCAATCAGAAAACGACTTTAGGAGATCAAGTTGTCATTCAGGAAAATACAGTTAACAATAACGGAATTAACTTAGAAAACAATCATATCATTAATTCTAATTTTAGTTTTAATGAGGGTTATCAGTTCAATGAAATGGGTATCACTAATTTGGAACAGGTAACAAATCCAGACTTTTACCGTAAGGTAAAAGACGTGCTTCGAACTCATGCTTTAATTGCAGAAGGAAAATACAACGATACAATTTCCAAAATCTATTTTAAAGCTGGAATGCGGCTTAATTATATTGAAAAATTTAAAAAATATATTGCAGAACCTAGAATACAATTTGCGTACGGCATCAATAAAAATGTAAATCTGGAACTTTTGGGCGAGATCAAAAGTCAAAACTCCCAGCAGATTATTGATTTACAAAAAGATTATTTTGGGATTGAAAAAAGACGCTGGATCATTTCAAATAATACTACAATTCCCATTCAAAAAAGCAGACAGTTATCTTTAAATTTATTTTATAAAAAGAATGACTGGCTTCTCGACATTGAAAATTTTTATAAAAAAGTAATAGGAATCACCACTTCCAGTCAGGGTTTTCAGAACCAGTTGGAATTTGTTAGAACTACCGGAGACTATGAAGTTTGGGGAACAGAAATGCTTATTCAAAAAAAAATAAATCAATTTCTAACTTGGTTTAGTTATACGTACAATGAAAACAATTATCATTTTCCAAATTACCAATATCCTAGTTTTCCAAATAACTTTGAGCTGACCCATACTTTATCATGGGCTGGAATTTACGAGAAAAACAATTTCAAAATTGCTCTGGGGACAAAATGGTCTTCTGGCCGGCCAAAAACCTCTCCCGATTTTGCCCAAATAGATCCTTCAAATCCTGTTTTGTTTTATAACAAACCTAATAATACCAATCTGCATATTTTCTCGCAGGTTAATATTTCTTCAACTTACAAATGGGAAACATCAAATGGAATTCAGTACAAAATTGGAATTTCAATCTTAAATATTCTCAACCGTAAAAACGAAATCAGCGAATATTATAGAATAAGTTCCCTAACAAATTCTATAGAAGAAGTTGATACTTTTTCGCTGCAACGAACTCCAAACGTGAGTTTTAGAGTTTCTTTTTAA
- a CDS encoding FecR family protein, translating to MKKDRLLAKWLNDDLSQDELAEFEASPNFEKYQKIKKYTAHLETDDFDENTMLSNILSQKKPAPKVVPLYRKWMFRAAAIFVLALGVTFAMKVFMSETETADFGKKTTFSLPDNSEVVLNSGSEINYKKWNWDNNRHLELKGEAYFKVAKGRRFEVETSLGKVTVLGTQFNVKTRKNRFDVVCYEGRVKVNYDSTEILLTHGQSVSFENGKQIKLTVNSSKPEWINNQICFYQENIQSLLEEVERQYNIKIELNAKDTISLFTGKLPAKDLNTALQIISTTYHLKAKKVSENKIIFDEK from the coding sequence ATGAAAAAAGATCGCTTATTAGCAAAATGGCTCAACGATGATTTATCTCAAGATGAATTGGCGGAATTTGAGGCGAGCCCTAATTTTGAAAAATACCAGAAGATAAAGAAATATACAGCTCATCTAGAGACAGATGACTTTGATGAAAATACTATGCTGTCTAACATTTTAAGCCAGAAAAAACCAGCTCCAAAAGTTGTTCCGTTATACAGAAAATGGATGTTTCGCGCAGCGGCCATATTTGTCCTCGCACTTGGAGTTACATTTGCGATGAAAGTTTTTATGTCTGAAACGGAAACCGCAGACTTTGGAAAAAAGACCACTTTTTCACTACCGGATAATTCTGAAGTAGTGTTAAACTCCGGTTCTGAAATAAACTATAAAAAATGGAACTGGGACAATAATAGACATCTTGAGTTAAAAGGAGAAGCGTATTTCAAGGTTGCAAAAGGAAGACGTTTTGAAGTGGAAACAAGCCTTGGAAAAGTAACCGTTTTAGGAACACAGTTTAATGTTAAAACCAGAAAAAACAGGTTTGATGTGGTGTGTTACGAAGGGCGTGTAAAAGTAAATTATGATTCGACCGAAATTCTACTAACCCACGGTCAAAGCGTGAGTTTTGAAAACGGAAAGCAGATTAAACTCACTGTAAATTCTTCGAAACCAGAATGGATAAATAATCAGATATGCTTTTATCAGGAAAATATACAAAGCCTTTTAGAAGAGGTTGAAAGACAGTATAATATTAAGATCGAGTTAAACGCCAAAGACACGATCTCTTTATTTACAGGAAAGTTACCTGCTAAAGACTTAAATACAGCTTTGCAGATTATCAGCACAACGTATCATCTAAAAGCCAAAAAAGTTTCAGAAAACAAAATAATTTTTGACGAAAAATAA
- a CDS encoding sigma-70 family RNA polymerase sigma factor, which yields MPDKNQSNTCDEIIFSSFFKSHIKALRNFLLYKFGNAEQAEDAAQEAFVKLWQNCASVPLEKAKSYIYTIANNTTLNQIAHQKVVLKYEKNFTGLDKTNQSPEYLLEEKQFQAKLLKAIENLNEKQRTAFLMHRIDGKKYSEIAIELNISVKAVEKRIHLALLSLRKEIDI from the coding sequence ATGCCAGATAAAAACCAATCCAATACTTGTGATGAAATAATTTTTTCGTCTTTCTTTAAAAGTCATATCAAAGCGCTTCGGAATTTTCTTTTATACAAATTTGGCAACGCAGAGCAAGCAGAAGATGCAGCCCAGGAAGCATTCGTAAAACTTTGGCAGAACTGTGCTTCAGTGCCGTTAGAAAAAGCCAAATCATACATTTACACGATTGCGAACAATACTACTTTAAACCAAATTGCACATCAGAAAGTTGTTCTGAAATATGAAAAAAACTTTACAGGTTTAGATAAAACAAATCAAAGTCCGGAATATCTTTTGGAAGAAAAACAGTTTCAAGCCAAACTTTTAAAAGCCATAGAAAACCTAAACGAAAAACAGCGTACTGCTTTTTTGATGCATCGAATCGACGGCAAAAAATACAGTGAAATTGCCATAGAACTCAATATCAGCGTAAAGGCGGTAGAAAAACGCATTCATTTGGCTCTTTTAAGCTTACGTAAAGAAATTGATATCTAA
- a CDS encoding PepSY-associated TM helix domain-containing protein, translating into MNKTFKKNIGFLHLWLGLASGLIVFIVALTGSILVFEKEIDTFVNPEFYEVSSIGTKKLPVDIYVNAIRKKYAITELERIQTYQDPKRTVIISGTDADKNEQIFSVDPYTGKVLCQTTEKSRFFSVVLDLHRHLILGEAGKFITGCSCLIFVFLLISGLILWWPKKMKNLKQRLTVKWSASFKRVNWDFHSTFGFYSFLFLLTVSLTGLTWSFKWFESGIYLFADGTTKKHSAKVENPTKVDPKLDKTYFYQNIFSKTDSIYKYKGDTQIRIPSDTINSIMVIKLNIEKSIPNISSMAYFDKYTGELLKIKPYESFSNGDKVRRLIYPIHTGSIYGYPTKILAFLICLFAATLPITGLLIWLGKKKKK; encoded by the coding sequence ATGAATAAAACATTTAAAAAAAATATTGGATTTTTACATTTATGGCTCGGACTTGCGTCCGGGCTTATTGTATTTATAGTCGCACTTACAGGAAGCATTTTAGTTTTTGAAAAAGAGATTGATACTTTTGTCAATCCCGAATTTTATGAAGTTTCTAGTATTGGAACAAAGAAATTGCCCGTTGACATTTATGTCAATGCCATCAGGAAAAAATATGCGATCACAGAATTAGAGCGTATTCAGACTTATCAAGATCCCAAAAGAACTGTAATTATTTCTGGAACCGATGCCGATAAAAATGAACAGATTTTCTCTGTAGATCCATACACTGGAAAAGTTTTGTGCCAAACTACGGAAAAAAGCAGGTTTTTTTCTGTGGTATTGGACTTACATCGTCATTTAATTTTAGGTGAAGCTGGAAAATTTATTACAGGCTGCAGCTGTCTTATTTTTGTTTTTCTGCTCATTTCGGGTCTTATTTTATGGTGGCCGAAAAAAATGAAAAATCTAAAGCAGCGATTAACTGTAAAATGGAGCGCTTCTTTTAAAAGAGTCAATTGGGATTTTCATTCCACATTTGGATTTTACAGCTTTTTGTTTCTTCTAACAGTATCGCTTACTGGACTAACCTGGTCTTTTAAATGGTTTGAAAGCGGTATTTATTTATTTGCTGATGGAACCACAAAAAAACATTCGGCTAAAGTTGAAAACCCAACAAAAGTTGACCCTAAACTGGATAAAACCTATTTCTATCAAAACATATTCTCAAAAACTGACAGTATTTATAAATACAAAGGAGATACCCAAATCAGAATTCCTTCTGACACGATAAATAGTATCATGGTCATTAAACTAAATATTGAAAAATCGATACCGAATATTTCGAGTATGGCTTATTTTGATAAATATACAGGTGAACTTTTAAAAATCAAACCTTATGAATCGTTTAGTAATGGCGATAAAGTAAGGCGTCTTATTTATCCCATACATACAGGAAGTATCTATGGTTATCCAACCAAAATTCTAGCTTTTTTGATTTGTCTTTTTGCGGCGACACTGCCTATTACAGGTTTACTTATATGGCTGGGAAAGAAGAAGAAAAAGTAA
- a CDS encoding TonB-dependent receptor, whose product MKFIFSLLLLGLFNIGLAQNATITGKIISENNEAVSYASISIKTLKKNTVSDDKGNFEITNLAPGKYTVYFSAMGFTVEERNVELTENQNLDLSIILKENVNTLQTVEITGRKEKSYRNTKSFIGAKTEIALKDLPQAVSYATKELIADQGSIRVGEVVKNFSGVSQFTFYDDISIRGFRINGGSNTQLLNGMRTSTGFWKQPLANYLERVEVLKGPSSALFGNASPGGVINRVTKKPLDQSANSVSFSTGSFNTLRALADFTGPLTEDKSLLYRLNLGYENANSFRDLQFDKNIVLAPSLSFLPNDKTSVNFDLIYTSSKSILDRGQSTYEDNLYSTKISNSLNSTNDYLNEETYIVTTSLNHQFTDRLSFSGSYIRTGYTEDLLEHRGANKYASAGDGTTIPTSIEMQVFMRKRKRYIDNLSAFFKYEAKTGALDHNLIVGYDYAQEEVPAGGSQLQATGYRNASNTGSIATYNPANKANYLLDAKGNPVPNVAHFDLTNPSASQQLKDMSKYFYAARPFDPTFYSLYGVYLQDHIKFGAFQALIGVRYDEYTDKENYKKAAEKKVKQHSFLPRFGLTYTLNPNINLYGTYVKGYNPQTASSLSNPNAGGPFDPLESNMIEFGGKSSWFKEKLFVTVALFKIQQKNTLYPANDTANPDLMRAIGEEESKGIEIDLNGNITRNWSISAAYSYNEAAITESPIESEIGRQKPNTPRQQGNLWTRYNFTNGALKDFGLAFGTNFATTRTLSQTDTQTLPGYTLFNAALYYNINKFKIQVNANNILNKTYWVGGYDFIRLFPGAPSNWLLTLGYSF is encoded by the coding sequence ATGAAGTTTATATTCTCCCTATTGCTGTTAGGCCTCTTTAATATTGGTCTCGCACAAAATGCTACAATTACTGGAAAAATCATTTCCGAAAATAATGAAGCTGTATCTTATGCTTCTATCTCAATCAAAACCCTTAAAAAAAACACTGTTTCCGATGATAAAGGAAATTTTGAAATCACAAATCTTGCTCCTGGAAAATACACTGTTTATTTCTCGGCAATGGGATTTACAGTAGAAGAAAGAAATGTAGAATTGACTGAAAATCAAAATCTTGATCTTTCAATTATTTTAAAGGAAAACGTTAACACTTTGCAGACGGTGGAAATTACAGGACGTAAAGAGAAATCGTACCGAAATACAAAATCTTTTATTGGAGCAAAAACAGAAATTGCTTTAAAAGATTTGCCACAAGCCGTATCTTACGCAACCAAAGAATTAATAGCCGATCAGGGTTCCATACGCGTAGGCGAAGTGGTTAAAAACTTCAGCGGGGTAAGCCAGTTTACTTTCTATGACGATATCTCAATTAGAGGTTTTAGAATAAACGGAGGCAGTAATACTCAATTGCTGAATGGTATGCGAACCTCTACAGGATTTTGGAAACAACCGCTTGCCAATTATCTGGAACGTGTTGAGGTTTTAAAAGGACCATCTTCTGCTCTCTTTGGAAATGCTTCACCTGGAGGAGTTATCAACAGGGTAACCAAAAAACCTTTGGATCAGTCTGCTAACAGCGTGAGTTTTTCTACCGGAAGTTTTAATACTTTGAGAGCTTTAGCCGATTTTACAGGTCCGTTAACAGAAGATAAATCACTTTTATACCGATTGAATTTAGGTTATGAAAATGCCAATTCTTTCAGGGATTTACAATTCGATAAAAATATTGTGCTTGCTCCTTCCCTGTCTTTCCTTCCAAATGACAAAACAAGTGTCAATTTTGATTTGATTTATACAAGTTCGAAAAGTATACTAGACCGCGGACAATCGACATACGAAGACAATTTGTATTCTACTAAAATTTCAAACTCCTTAAATTCTACTAACGATTATTTAAATGAGGAAACATACATTGTAACAACTTCATTAAATCATCAATTTACAGATCGTTTGTCATTTTCTGGATCGTACATCCGTACAGGTTATACAGAAGATCTTTTAGAGCATCGAGGCGCCAATAAATATGCATCTGCAGGTGACGGAACTACTATTCCTACTTCTATAGAAATGCAGGTTTTTATGCGTAAACGTAAACGTTATATCGATAATCTTTCGGCTTTCTTTAAATACGAAGCCAAAACTGGAGCATTAGATCATAATCTAATTGTGGGTTACGACTATGCACAGGAAGAAGTACCTGCTGGAGGATCTCAGCTGCAGGCTACAGGATATAGAAATGCATCTAATACTGGATCAATTGCCACGTATAACCCTGCGAATAAAGCTAATTATTTATTGGATGCTAAAGGAAATCCAGTACCAAACGTGGCGCATTTTGACCTCACAAACCCCTCTGCATCACAGCAGTTAAAAGACATGAGCAAGTATTTTTATGCGGCTCGCCCTTTTGATCCAACATTTTATTCTTTGTATGGAGTTTATCTTCAAGATCATATTAAGTTTGGCGCTTTTCAGGCATTAATTGGAGTGCGCTACGACGAATATACCGATAAAGAAAACTACAAAAAAGCTGCAGAAAAGAAAGTCAAACAACATTCGTTTTTACCGCGTTTTGGACTGACTTATACTCTTAATCCAAACATTAATTTGTACGGAACTTACGTAAAAGGTTACAACCCTCAGACAGCTTCTTCTTTATCAAATCCAAATGCGGGCGGACCTTTTGATCCGTTAGAAAGTAATATGATTGAATTTGGAGGAAAATCATCATGGTTCAAAGAAAAACTTTTTGTAACGGTTGCCCTTTTCAAAATTCAGCAGAAAAACACGCTTTATCCAGCAAACGATACTGCAAATCCAGACTTAATGCGCGCAATTGGAGAAGAAGAATCTAAAGGTATTGAAATTGATTTGAATGGAAATATCACACGAAACTGGAGTATTTCTGCTGCTTATTCGTATAATGAGGCTGCAATTACTGAAAGTCCGATTGAATCTGAAATTGGAAGACAAAAACCAAACACGCCACGCCAACAGGGTAATTTATGGACACGTTACAATTTTACAAACGGAGCTTTGAAAGATTTTGGTCTTGCATTTGGAACTAATTTTGCCACTACACGTACATTAAGCCAGACCGACACTCAAACCTTGCCAGGCTATACTTTATTTAATGCGGCATTATATTATAACATTAATAAATTTAAGATTCAGGTAAATGCCAATAATATACTGAACAAAACGTATTGGGTTGGTGGTTACGACTTTATCCGTTTGTTCCCTGGTGCGCCGTCGAACTGGCTTTTAACATTGGGGTACTCTTTTTAA